From the Halalkalicoccus sp. CGA53 genome, one window contains:
- a CDS encoding HalOD1 output domain-containing protein, which produces MKEGRDTDAVVTFDWRSFDSPSVAVAIAVAERSGEDPLDLTPLHEVIAPESLDDLFSRPSYSHEKLNGHVEFLYYDYRVVINANGRGYLYNSTNSPSPVVLAADECAE; this is translated from the coding sequence CACTGACGCGGTAGTAACGTTCGATTGGAGGAGTTTCGATTCACCGAGTGTTGCAGTAGCTATCGCCGTTGCCGAGAGATCCGGTGAGGATCCACTAGATCTCACGCCACTGCACGAGGTGATAGCCCCCGAATCACTGGACGATCTCTTCTCTCGACCGAGCTACTCTCACGAGAAACTGAACGGGCATGTCGAATTTCTGTATTACGACTACCGGGTCGTGATTAACGCAAACGGTCGTGGCTACCTCTACAACTCTACGAACTCCCCATCTCCCGTCGTGCTTGCAGCCGACGAGTGCGCCGAATAG